Genomic window (Sediminispirochaeta smaragdinae DSM 11293):
GTTTACGTCCTTTTCCAGCACCCGGGGCGTCACGCTTTTTCTCACACATAGTGCCGCGGCCGTTCCTGCCGCCTGTCCGGTTACCATGGTTTGATGGAGGTAGCGCAGATATGCCGGTCGGTCGGTGGAAACACATTTTCCGGCGACGAGCAGGTTTTCCACCTTTTTCGGGACCAGTACCCTGTAGGGGATATCATAGGATCCTCCGTCTTTGGGGTAGGCCAGATCATCGCGGTATTTGGCACACACGGCAAGGGTATCCATGGATGCCACATGATACGAACCGGCTTTGAAGGAACTTTTCCCGATCGTATCGCTGAATTGTCGACATTCCTCCACATCGTCTCTTGTCAACACGTAATCGCCGACAATCCGTGGTCCTTCCCGCAGCCTGAGTTCGGTACTGACCTTTGTAATATAGGCGTTCTTGAATCCGGGCACATAGTTTTTAAAGAACCGCCAGGCGATCATATTCTGCTTTCGGCATTCGACCATGCACTTTGTGAGATCCCATGCGTCGGTGGGAAGGCAATGGTCCACCTGGGATGAGTGCTGAAAATGGGCCTGTATGTGCCCCCCCTCTTTCGGTGTAAGGAAGAATCCTGCTCCACTGTAGGGATGCCAATCACCGTTTTTCAACGCCATATCACGCAATTCGTAAAAGCCCATGATTTCGCCCATTTCGGTTATATCGTGACATGTACTGTATACCTTATAGATGTCTTCCATGTTGCTGTCGTTGCAGGGATAGATAA
Coding sequences:
- a CDS encoding FAD-dependent oxidoreductase is translated as MSYNTVYDVIVCGGGTSGVSAAISAARNGAKTLLVERLGALGGQMSTSGPPGFAYARLFNPQGKRDVGGIVEETFQRLLKSGHALPHLRYPFREKAGYTFSYVDPDWWTMLIFEMLEDEKAELLLDTLVVGVTKEKDTVTGIVVENANGRNEIKGKIVIDCTGEGYVSAHADCEMACVSREDIQPHTLSFTVDGVDWDELLQYIRNHPDQFSYKQLIYPCNDSNMEDIYKVYSTCHDITEMGEIMGFYELRDMALKNGDWHPYSGAGFFLTPKEGGHIQAHFQHSSQVDHCLPTDAWDLTKCMVECRKQNMIAWRFFKNYVPGFKNAYITKVSTELRLREGPRIVGDYVLTRDDVEECRQFSDTIGKSSFKAGSYHVASMDTLAVCAKYRDDLAYPKDGGSYDIPYRVLVPKKVENLLVAGKCVSTDRPAYLRYLHQTMVTGQAAGTAAALCVRKSVTPRVLEKDVNELQKLLADQGAILYEPTES